The Nitrospira sp. sequence TAGGACAAACAGAAAATGGTTTTTTCAGACCGGCTCACTGCTGGTTCATCACTTCGGTCTGAAGGTTGAGCTTGCAGAGATCTCCCATTATTAATGGCGAGCCCATGTCGGAACATATCCATAGCGCTCCGTTGTTCATCACGAGTCACCCTCAGATGATTTCTGAAGGTCAGCGCCGATATCGCCACCGGCGATCGGCTGCACAGTAGTGTTCTATTCCGGCATCGAGAAATGGAGAGTACTGCAGAGGAGTTGCTTGATTGGCGCCCTACATCAATTCATACTTTTTATTTCTAACACTCGCTCCAGATGCTCGACGATCCGCTCGGCCCTCTTACCGTCTCATTTTGTCGAATTGCCCGGTTCCTCCACTGTCCGGCCATCAATCGAGCAGAGTCAGACATGGCAGGCCCACCACCGGCATTTCTTCGGCTTAAACTCAGTGAGGACGGAGCAGAATGGCCGGAGATCTCTAGAAGTGCACTTCGCGGATCGGCTCGCGGTTGGTTCGAAACCATTGGACGGTTTTCTTCAGCCCGTCGCGCAAGCTATGTCGCGCTTGAAACCCGAAGAGCTGTTTGGCCCGGCTCACGTCGAGACACCGCCTCGGCTGGCCGTTCGGTTTGGTAGTATCCCACTGAATCTGGCCGGAGAATCCCACCTCGGCGGCAATCATCCCAGCCAGATCACGAATGGCGATCTCTTGTCCTGTTCCCAAGTTGATGGGCAGATCACCCTGGTACTGTTCCGCTGCGAGAAGAATCCCCTCTGCAGCGTCCTCGACGTACAAAAATTCCCGCGTGGGGGATCCATCTCCCCAGAGGGTGATCGACGCGTGCCCCGCATCTTTTGCCGTCGCACATTTCCGTACGAGCGCCGGAATGACGTGAGAGGTCTCCAGATCGAAGTTGTCACGCGGTCCATACAGATTGACGGGAAACAGCACGATCGAATTAAACCCATACTGTTGGCGATAGGCCTGCGACTGGACCAGCATCATCTTCTTTGCCAGTCCATATGGGGCATTGGTTTCCTCAGGGTAGCCGGTCCAAATATCGTCTTCTTTGAATGGGATCGGAGCGAACTTGGGATAGGCACAAATCGTCCCGAGTGCGACAAACTTCTTGAGCCCCCGTTGACGGCCCACTTCGATCAGCTGCGTCCCCATCATCAAGTTGTCGTAGAAGAACCGTCCTGGATTGGCTTGGTTTGCGCCGATTCCACCCACGCGAGCCGCCAGATGGATCACCATGTCGGGCTTCGCGTCGCTGTACAGTTGCCGGACGGCGTCCATCCGCACCAGATCGTAGTCCTGGCTGCGAGGAACAACGACTTGCCGACAGCCTTTCGCCCGCAGTTGCTCGACGACGAACGAACCGAGAAACCCGGCGCCGCCCGTCACGACGACACACTGATCTTCCCAAAATGAAATTCTATTCGTCAGAGCACACCCCCTCTAGATTCGCTTTCTCGTCCCATCCAGCTTTTCTTTTTCCGCGGCCAAATCCGCATCGACCATCATGGCGATTAACTCTTCGAATCGTACCTTGGGCTGCCATCCGAGTTGTTTCTTGGCTTTACTCGCATCTCCGATGAGCAGATCGACTTCGGTCGGCCGATAATACTTCTCATCGATTTTTACATGCTTTTTCCAATTCAATTGCAGCCGGTCAAAGGCCAGCTCCAGCATCTCCTTGACCGTGTGGGTTTCACCCGTTGCGATGACATAATCATCTGGTTGTGGAGCTTGTAGCATCATCCACATCGCTTCCACATAGTCGCCGGCGAATCCCCAATCCCGCTTCGCATCGAGGTTCCCCAGGAATAGATCGTGCTGGGTCCCGAGCTTGATACGCGCCGCCGCTTTGGTGATTTTCCTCGTGACAAAGGTTTCACCCCGTCGCGGCGATTCATGGTTGAACAGAATTCCATTGCACGCAAAGAGTTCGTACGCCTCCCGATAGTTCACCGTAATCCAATAGGAATACACCTTTGCGGCGCCATAGGGACTCCTCGGATAGAAGGGGGTCGTTTCCTTCTGCGGCACCTCCAGCACCTTGCCGAACATTTCGCTGGATGACGCCTGATAAAACTTCGGTTTGAGCCCTGATTCGCGGATGGCCTCGAGGAGCCGAATGGTGCCGAGTCCCGTGATCTCTCCGGTGTACTCAGGAATATCGAAGCTGACACGGACATGACTCTGAGCTCCGAGATTATAAATTTCATCGGGTTGGACGGTGCGCAGGATCCGGTTCAGCGAACTGGCATCGTTCAGGTCTCCGTAAATCAAGTGGAGGCGCCGGTGAGGCACATGCGGATCTTCATAAATCGGATCGATCCGGCCCGTGTTGAAGGAACTGGAGCGGCGGATGATCCCATACACTTCGTAGTCTCTGGCAAGTAGAAACTCCGACAGATAGGATCCGTCTTGGCCCGTAATCCCGGTGATCAGTGCTTTCTTCACGCGCGAAGTCCCCCTTGAGCCTTGAATGAGGAACAGGATTATTACGTGCTTCAATTCATTTGTCTACATCTTCCCGCGAAAAGATCGTTAACAAAAGATTCTTGCGGCCACCGATACCGACCAGGTACGATGCAGGAGAAGTAGAGAGAAAGGCAACGCCTTGGCCTCATTACCTCCGCAACACGCGCGTCGCGTCGGAATGTTTCTCTGCATGGTGGTGTGCGGTCTGCTCATCGCGCACTCAATCAATGCCTTCGTTGCCGAGGCTCTGTATGTGATCCCCGAGCATCCGTCTGGATCCGGCAGCGGTGGATTTCCGGGCTCTCCGTTGTCGGCATCCTATTCACCGGCACAGGCGGTGGACGATGTGCAAGCCAGCGGTCTGTTCCTACTTCCTCCTATGCCTCAGAATGGACAACCGAGTGCGACGAATTCTGATGGACGCGGTCCCTCCGGCACTCCTGTTCGCGCGTCCCTCGGCTTGGCGGCCAGGATTCGCTTGATCGGTATCGTGTTCGGCGATCAGCGCGGCATCTTTGCGATCGTTGAAGATCTGTCGTCCAAACAACAATCGTTATATCGCCTTCACGATTCAATTCTCGATCTGGGAGAAGTCAGCGAGATTCGTCGAAACGGACTCCTGGTCCGTCAAGGCAATGTCGAGGAGTTGTTGGAACTGGCGGTATCCGACAACCCGATCGCACCGGCCGGTTCTTCCGGCACGGTTCCTACTGCCGCCCAGGCACCGACACCCGGCGCGCCTCTGCGAAAAATCGTCGACCGCCGTGAAGTGGAACAAGCCATGAATGATCTGCCGAAACTCTTGTCGCAGGCCAGAGCCGCCCCATTCATGGTGAACGGGACGATAAACGGATTTCGCCTCGACTACGTCGCTCCGGCCAGCTTCTATGAAAAAATCGGGGTTCAGGCGGGGGACGTGCTGCAACGGGTCAATGGCGTCGATATCCGTGATCCCAGCACCATGCTGAGCTTACTGCAGCAACTCAAGAATGAGCAGATCGTCAAGCTCGACGTGGTTCGAAATAATCAACGCTCGACGATCACGTACGAGCTTCGCTGAGACCATCGTTCCTGCTTCGTGTGTGTATTGTCCTTGACCCTCGCTCCTAACGGTTCTGAGCTACGGCCGCTTTCAGCCCGCATTTTCAGTGATCAAGAACACGCAACGCAACGCTTAACGTTACGTTAAGAATGCACGGTGTCCTTGCCAGGCCGTTGGAAGGGAGAGTATCTTTACCAATTGAGGGAAAGGCCAGGCGACATTGTCTGAAACGCTGCACAACGATCAACCCAATCCGGGCTCCGGCAGGCCGCGGCTGGGACGCATCCTCGAAGAAAAGTTCAACTTATTGGAGTCGAAACTCGAGGAGGCATTGGCCTATCAACAGGACAAGGGTGGCCGATTGGGAGAAGTCCTCCTGCATCTGCGTTCACTGCGGGAAGAACAGCTCCTGGAAGCACTCGCGCAGCAATTTGAGATGGCCTGGATGCCTCAGCTGGATACCACTTCTGTCGACCATGAACTGATCAAAAGAGTCCCGATCGCCTTTTGCCGGCGATACCGCGTCTTGCCGCTCCGATCTGAAGACGGGGCCATCTTGACCGCCTCGACCGACCCCCTGGAGACCGTTGCACTGGATGACCTTCGACTGCTGTTGGGCAAACCGATTAAGCCGGTTTTGACGACGAGCGTCGTCCTCCTTGCCTGTTTAAACCGGGCCTATGACGAGATCGCCAACCCGGCCGGCGCCGAGCAAGTCATGGAAGACATCGCCGCAAGCAAGAGCCTCGACCAGTTGGCGCACGAACTCGATGAGCCGCAAGACTTGCTGGACTCGACCGATGAGGCCCCGATCATCCGGTTGGTCAACTCGGTGTTGTTTCAAGCCGTTCGGCAGCGGGCGAGCGACATCCATTTCGAATCGTTCGAACGCGGGCTGGTGGTCAGGTATCGCATCGACGGTGTGCTGTATCCGGTTCTTACACCACCCAAGCATTTGCAAGCCAGCATTATCGCGCGCCTGAAAATCATGGCCGGCCTCAACATCGCCGAAAAGCGTTTGCCGCAGGACGGCCGGTTCGCCATTCGCACTGCCGGAAAGGATATCGACCTCCGGGTCTCCGTGCTGCCCACCTCACACGGCGAGCGGGTCGTCTTGCGACTGCTGGAAAAGGAAAACCGCCTCTTGAACCTGTCGGAGATGGGCTTCTCGAAGGAACGCCTGGCGGTGATTCACCAGCTGATCCAGCTCGCTCACGGGATCATTCTCGTCACCGGCCCCACAGGAAGCGGAAAGACCACCACCCTCTATGCCGCCCTGAGCCACATCAATGCCCCGGACAAGAACATCATCACCGTCGAAGATCCGGTGGAATACCAGCTACTCGGCGTCGGGCAAATGCAGGTGAACCCAAAGATCAATTTATCGTTCGCGGCCGGACTGCGGTCCATCCTCCGGCAAGATCCTGACGTCATCATGATCGGCGAAATTCGCGACCGCGAAACGGCGGAGATCGCCATCCACGCATCGCTGACCGGACACCTGGTGTTCTCCACTCTGCACACCAACGATGCCGCAAGCGCCGCCACTCGGCTGATCGATATGGGGATCGAGCCTTTTCTGGTCGCGTCATCGGTCGTCGCCGTCCTGGCTCAACGACTGCTCAGAAAGATTTGCCCGGACTGTAAACACCCCTATACACCGAGTGAAGAGGAATTGAGCCGGCTCGACCTTGCACCCGGTTCAAATAGAACCCTCTATCGAGGAGTCGGATGCGCAGCCTGCTCTCAGACCGGCTATCGTGGGCGCACCGGCATCTTCGAGCTCATGGTGCTCGACGACGAAATCAGGCGCCTTATCGGAAACAAGGCCGACTCGACGGCCATCAAGCACGCGGCGATCGCCAAAGGTGTCGTGACGCTGAAGCAAGAAGGCGCTGAACGTGTCATCCAAGGCCACACCACGATGGAAGAATTCATGAGGATCACTCAACAAGAGATTGAAGTCGACTAAATGCCGCACCGATTCTCCGACCGCCTCCCTCGGCCATTTCCAGATTGGACTGTCGGGCAGCCTTCGGCCGCGTGTGACGCCTCCGGAGCCTGCTGACCATGCCCGTCTATCAATACCACGGGTACCGCAACGACGGCGGGACCGCAGCCGGGATCATCGATGCGGAAAACGTCAAAGTCGCGCGGCTGAAGCTGAGAAAAGAGGGCGTCTATCCCACGGACGTCGTCGAGCAGAGCCAGTCAACGGTTCGCTCTCCTGAAAAACCCCCTGCCACCACCGGGCGCACGATCGGACGGTCGTCCGTCCTGACGGCAAACGACCTGTCCTTGCTGACGAGGCAGTTTGCGACGCTCTTAGTGGCCGGGCTCCCACTCGTCGAGGCCCTCGGCGTGCTCGTGGATCAAGCGGAGAAGAAATCCATCAAAGCACTCCTTGCGGACATCCGCGAGCAAATTCGCGGAGGAAAAGCCTTGAGCGCGGTCCTTGAATCCTATGACAAGGATTTTTCCGCCATCTATGTCCACATGGTACGAGCCGGCGAAGCCAGCGGAGCGCTCGATCAGATTTTATTCAGGCTTGCGGAGTTTTTAGAAAAACAACTGGCCTTGAAGAACAAGGTCACCAACGCCATCCTCTATCCTGTGCTCATGCTCATCGTCGGAGTGTCGGTGCTGTTTTTCTTGGTGACCTTCGTCGTCCCGAAGATCACCGCGGTCTTTGTCAGCATGAAACAAGCGCTTCCCTGGCCGACGGTCGCCCTGATGTCGGCGAGCGGATTCTTCGCCGATTATTGGATGGTGCTGATGACCCTTGTGGGTGCAAGCCTATATATGACCCGGCGATTTGTCCGGACCGGGCCGGGCCGAATGGTCGCAGACCGTATGATACTGAAACTCCCATTGATCGGAGACGTCGCGCGCATGGTATCGATTTCCAGGCTCACGAGCACACTGGCGACGATGTTGGCGAGCGGCGTTCAATTGCTCGACGCGCTGGATGTCTCCAAACGAGTCATGAACAATCGGGTACTCGAAGCAACCGTGGAAGGGGCCCGGCAGAATATCCGCGAGGGTGAGACCATTGCGGACCCCTTGAAGCGAAGCGGAGAATTTCCCGCCCTCGTCACCCACATGATCGCCGTCGGTGAAAAAAGCGGTGAGATGGAAGAAATGCTGCGTCGTGTCAGTCAAATCTACGACGGCGAAGTCGAGCGAGTCATCACGCGGTTGACCTCGCTGATGGAACCGATCATGATTCTGGTCATGGGCGTCATAGTGTTTTTTATTGTCGTCGCAATTCTGTTACCGATCTTTGAGATGGGCCAGATGATCCACTAGGGTGGGTGATCTGCAGTGCGGTGGAGGGAGAGGTGGAACGAGACAAAGGGGGACTGACAATGACTGATTCGGAACAGCAGAGCCGGGGCACCACACCGGTCGGTGGAAGAAACCGACTTCTTCGCATGCTCGTCTACCTGGCCCGGCGGACTTCGCGGAATTCCGCCGGTTTTACGTTCATTGAGATCATGGTTGTCGTGGCCATCTTGGCCATTCTTGCCGCCTTGGTCGTTCCACGCATTATGGGCAGAACGGATGACGCCAAACGCACCGCGGCAAAGGTGCAGATTCGAAATATCGAGGGTGCGCTCCAACTCTACAAATTAGATAACGGCGTGTACCCCACGACCGAACAGGGCCTCAAGGCATTGATCGAAAAACCGTCGGTCGGGGTCGTGCCCAAGAAGTGGAAGATCGGAGGGTACCTGCCGAAACTCCCGGAAGATCCGTGGGGCAATCCCTACAAGTATCTCAGCCCGGTCCAACGGGGAGATCAAAAGATCGACTACGAAGTCACCTCCCTCGGAACAGACGGCGAGGTCGGCGGTGAAGGTGTGAATGCCGACATCACCAATTGGAACTTAGACAAAGAATAGGCTCAATGCGCCGGCGCGATGTACTATCGGATCGAACGTGGCAGCACCGAAGGCTCAGTTGCGCCTCACGCCTTACGCGTCACCGCTTACGTGCTTCCGACGGTTTCACTCTCCTTGAAATGCTGATCGCCCTGTTTCTCCTGGCCGGAGTCGTCGTCATCGTTCTCCCTCGGATCAGTCTCGACGAAGATTTACGTTCCACCGGGAGAAAACTGGTCGGGATCCTGCGAACCTTACAAGGTATGGCCATCACGAGTCAGATGCCCATCAAGCTCTACCTCGATCTGGATCAGGGGAAATACTGGATGATGACCGTGGAAGGAAAGGAAGAGCGCATCCCGCTTGATCCGGGTTGGAAAACACCCCGTACACTCCCTGAATCGATCCGCTTTACGGAGGTCTCCATCGGACAAGACAAGCGCTTCTCCGGAAGAGTTGCGGTGACGTTTTTTACCAGCGGGCGTATTGAACCGGTCACCATGTATCTGATGGACGGCAAGAGCAATCTCTTGGCATTGGCAGTCGATTCTTTGACCGGGGGAATTCGAGTCAGCGACGAACGACTCGATCCTCCACCCAACCGGATCATCCCCGACCGCGTAAAAATTCTATTGAAAGCCGGTGCGCAAGCCGGTGTCGGAGGGGCGCCGAGGGGGATATTACCCAATCAGTGACACGTCGCAATGGGACGGAATGTACACCACCCCAATTTCGATGAACGCGGTTTCACGTTGCTCGAAGTGCTGCTGGCAATCGCCTTATTGGCGATCGCGCTTCCGATTCTCCTCGGCCTCAGAAATTTCGACCTGGATCTTCAG is a genomic window containing:
- a CDS encoding GDP-L-fucose synthase codes for the protein MSFWEDQCVVVTGGAGFLGSFVVEQLRAKGCRQVVVPRSQDYDLVRMDAVRQLYSDAKPDMVIHLAARVGGIGANQANPGRFFYDNLMMGTQLIEVGRQRGLKKFVALGTICAYPKFAPIPFKEDDIWTGYPEETNAPYGLAKKMMLVQSQAYRQQYGFNSIVLFPVNLYGPRDNFDLETSHVIPALVRKCATAKDAGHASITLWGDGSPTREFLYVEDAAEGILLAAEQYQGDLPINLGTGQEIAIRDLAGMIAAEVGFSGQIQWDTTKPNGQPRRCLDVSRAKQLFGFQARHSLRDGLKKTVQWFRTNREPIREVHF
- the gmd gene encoding GDP-mannose 4,6-dehydratase; the protein is MKKALITGITGQDGSYLSEFLLARDYEVYGIIRRSSSFNTGRIDPIYEDPHVPHRRLHLIYGDLNDASSLNRILRTVQPDEIYNLGAQSHVRVSFDIPEYTGEITGLGTIRLLEAIRESGLKPKFYQASSSEMFGKVLEVPQKETTPFYPRSPYGAAKVYSYWITVNYREAYELFACNGILFNHESPRRGETFVTRKITKAAARIKLGTQHDLFLGNLDAKRDWGFAGDYVEAMWMMLQAPQPDDYVIATGETHTVKEMLELAFDRLQLNWKKHVKIDEKYYRPTEVDLLIGDASKAKKQLGWQPKVRFEELIAMMVDADLAAEKEKLDGTRKRI
- a CDS encoding PDZ domain-containing protein yields the protein MASLPPQHARRVGMFLCMVVCGLLIAHSINAFVAEALYVIPEHPSGSGSGGFPGSPLSASYSPAQAVDDVQASGLFLLPPMPQNGQPSATNSDGRGPSGTPVRASLGLAARIRLIGIVFGDQRGIFAIVEDLSSKQQSLYRLHDSILDLGEVSEIRRNGLLVRQGNVEELLELAVSDNPIAPAGSSGTVPTAAQAPTPGAPLRKIVDRREVEQAMNDLPKLLSQARAAPFMVNGTINGFRLDYVAPASFYEKIGVQAGDVLQRVNGVDIRDPSTMLSLLQQLKNEQIVKLDVVRNNQRSTITYELR
- the gspE gene encoding type II secretion system ATPase GspE, with product MAYQQDKGGRLGEVLLHLRSLREEQLLEALAQQFEMAWMPQLDTTSVDHELIKRVPIAFCRRYRVLPLRSEDGAILTASTDPLETVALDDLRLLLGKPIKPVLTTSVVLLACLNRAYDEIANPAGAEQVMEDIAASKSLDQLAHELDEPQDLLDSTDEAPIIRLVNSVLFQAVRQRASDIHFESFERGLVVRYRIDGVLYPVLTPPKHLQASIIARLKIMAGLNIAEKRLPQDGRFAIRTAGKDIDLRVSVLPTSHGERVVLRLLEKENRLLNLSEMGFSKERLAVIHQLIQLAHGIILVTGPTGSGKTTTLYAALSHINAPDKNIITVEDPVEYQLLGVGQMQVNPKINLSFAAGLRSILRQDPDVIMIGEIRDRETAEIAIHASLTGHLVFSTLHTNDAASAATRLIDMGIEPFLVASSVVAVLAQRLLRKICPDCKHPYTPSEEELSRLDLAPGSNRTLYRGVGCAACSQTGYRGRTGIFELMVLDDEIRRLIGNKADSTAIKHAAIAKGVVTLKQEGAERVIQGHTTMEEFMRITQQEIEVD
- the gspF gene encoding type II secretion system inner membrane protein GspF produces the protein MPVYQYHGYRNDGGTAAGIIDAENVKVARLKLRKEGVYPTDVVEQSQSTVRSPEKPPATTGRTIGRSSVLTANDLSLLTRQFATLLVAGLPLVEALGVLVDQAEKKSIKALLADIREQIRGGKALSAVLESYDKDFSAIYVHMVRAGEASGALDQILFRLAEFLEKQLALKNKVTNAILYPVLMLIVGVSVLFFLVTFVVPKITAVFVSMKQALPWPTVALMSASGFFADYWMVLMTLVGASLYMTRRFVRTGPGRMVADRMILKLPLIGDVARMVSISRLTSTLATMLASGVQLLDALDVSKRVMNNRVLEATVEGARQNIREGETIADPLKRSGEFPALVTHMIAVGEKSGEMEEMLRRVSQIYDGEVERVITRLTSLMEPIMILVMGVIVFFIVVAILLPIFEMGQMIH
- the gspG gene encoding type II secretion system major pseudopilin GspG, which encodes MLVYLARRTSRNSAGFTFIEIMVVVAILAILAALVVPRIMGRTDDAKRTAAKVQIRNIEGALQLYKLDNGVYPTTEQGLKALIEKPSVGVVPKKWKIGGYLPKLPEDPWGNPYKYLSPVQRGDQKIDYEVTSLGTDGEVGGEGVNADITNWNLDKE